The following DNA comes from Caldisericia bacterium.
TTGCTCTTTAGCAGAATGAGAAATAATATTTTGTATTTGTTTTTTAGTTTCATTAATTAAATCTCTTGATTCTTTCATATAAACAAAACCGCGAGAAACAACTTCTGCTTCTTTGATTAATAAGCCGGTATGTTTATCAATAGGAGCGATAATAATAAAT
Coding sequences within:
- a CDS encoding RNase J family beta-CASP ribonuclease — encoded protein: NKIIATEKFVTTNYVMVAGLGVGDISEIVLRDRQILAQDGIFIIIAPIDKHTGLLIKEAEVVSRGFVYMKESRDLINETKKQIQNIISHSAKEQIFNDVYL